A window of Lacibacter sediminis contains these coding sequences:
- a CDS encoding L-threonylcarbamoyladenylate synthase: protein MKTEIGIDLTTAAEHLTKGELVAIPTETVYGLGANALNEDALLKIYAAKNRPQFNPLIMHVASFEQAKKFIKDISTEAEQLAAAFWPGPLTMLFNKQQTVPDLVTAGSKRVAIRVPNHPLTLQLLSQLDFPVAAPSANPSGYVSPTTAAHVYEGLNDKIPYILDGGACGVGVESTIVGWNEEGEIELYRLGGIAVEQIEAVIGKKIKHHKKVTDNPSAPGQLKSHYATHTPLYLGKINELLPQFEGTKIFLINFQQYHPHIPKEQQFILSASGSKDEAAKNLFRVLREVDSMNADIILAELLPDEGLGRAVNDRLERAQHIMKE, encoded by the coding sequence ATGAAGACAGAAATTGGCATTGATCTAACAACAGCAGCCGAACATTTAACGAAAGGCGAATTGGTTGCCATACCCACCGAAACAGTGTATGGACTTGGTGCCAATGCATTGAATGAAGATGCATTACTGAAAATTTATGCAGCGAAGAACAGGCCACAGTTTAACCCGCTGATCATGCATGTGGCATCATTTGAACAGGCAAAGAAATTCATTAAAGATATTTCAACAGAAGCAGAGCAGTTAGCTGCTGCATTCTGGCCGGGCCCGTTAACTATGCTCTTCAACAAACAACAAACAGTTCCTGATCTGGTTACTGCAGGAAGTAAACGGGTAGCTATTCGTGTTCCGAATCATCCGTTGACATTACAATTGCTTTCTCAACTTGATTTTCCTGTTGCTGCACCAAGTGCCAATCCATCGGGTTATGTTAGTCCAACAACTGCAGCACATGTTTATGAAGGATTAAATGACAAGATTCCATACATACTTGATGGTGGCGCATGTGGCGTTGGCGTTGAATCAACTATTGTGGGCTGGAATGAAGAAGGCGAAATTGAATTGTATCGTTTAGGTGGTATTGCGGTTGAACAGATTGAAGCTGTGATCGGTAAAAAGATCAAGCATCACAAGAAGGTTACAGATAATCCATCTGCACCGGGACAATTGAAAAGTCATTATGCCACACATACTCCACTATATTTAGGAAAGATCAATGAATTGCTGCCACAGTTTGAAGGAACGAAAATCTTCCTCATCAACTTTCAACAGTATCATCCCCATATTCCCAAAGAGCAACAGTTTATTTTATCTGCAAGCGGAAGTAAAGATGAAGCTGCCAAAAATCTGTTCCGTGTTTTACGTGAAGTTGATAGCATGAACGCAGATATTATTCTTGCGGAATTATTACCTGATGAAGGTTTGGGTAGAGCTGTGAACGACAGACTGGAAAGAGCACAACATATTATGAAAGAATAA